In the Lepisosteus oculatus isolate fLepOcu1 chromosome 6, fLepOcu1.hap2, whole genome shotgun sequence genome, one interval contains:
- the LOC107078214 gene encoding polyunsaturated fatty acid 5-lipoxygenase-like isoform X2, protein MTRYIIEVEADPSSDKIWVILSTGNIKSQETAIAKEGDTVIDFENKPEEILIRRETSLLRTFSTGYCRYVTATSPDNTYYFPIFRNISAGLTTIKENSGKLPLQDDSEERKKDMEEKKIFLQMVGWKQMSETVDELKVKLGAAVRNQAFFGKAPSEKAKKKSFLVKAFSFILKLVHTFREEPLCIESVDGLPCYAKANNIFKLPRELSFSASKLLTLVYNKAVVQMHKIIRRVWNFGRKWRKLEHIQRVFLYPSKKAEYVSKNWKEDAFFSSQFLNGCNPVLITKYTKQKIPAEKLEMFYPDIKANIMAGIIYVVDYELLDGIKENVHSGQQQFLAAPIVLLKEKDKNLMPIAIQLRQKPADDEPIYTPNDGNAWLLAKIWVRNADFYVHELSSHLLRTHLMGEAFFIAVYGCLSRRHPILRLLFESGRYTLPINISARNTLINDGGFFMKYTGIGEDAQWVILKRAYKQLTYKSLCLPDDLKNRGVENLSNYYYKQDGLLIWRAIHKFVQAVVKNYYEDDTAIKRDSELKMFVDKLYQTGTGKKEVRQLCLDAQWTNNNEAASSQVEEGRH, encoded by the exons ATGACTAGATACATCATCGAAGTGGAAGCGGATCCCTCATCTGACAAAATCTGGGTCATTTTGTCAACTGGAAACATCAAATCTCAAGAGACAGCGATTGCAAAAGAAGGTGATACT gttattgACTTTGAGAATAAACCTGAAGAAATTCTCATACGAAGAGAAACCTCCCTTTTGCGTACTTTCAGTACAGGATACTGTCGGTATGTGACAGCCACCAGTCCTGATAACACATACTATTTTCCCATCTTCAGAAATATTTCTGCTGGACTGACCACCATTAAGGAAAATTCAG GCAAATTACCCCTCCAGGATGActcagaagaaagaaagaaagatatggaagaaaaaaagatttttttgc AAATGGTGGGCTGGAAACAGATGAGCGAAACTGTAGATGAGCTAAAGGTTAAGCTTGGAG ctgcagtcagaaaCCAAG CTTTTTTTGGTAAAGCTCCCTCtgaaaaggcaaagaaaaagtCATTCTTAGTAAAAGCTTTTTCattcatact gAAACTTGTTCACACTTTCAGAGAAGAGCCTCTTTG CATTGAATCTGTGGACGGACTTCCGTGTTACGCTAAAGCTaacaatattttcaaattaCCAAGAGAATTGTCGTTTAGCGCTTCTAAACTACTGACATTGGTATACAATAAAGCTGTAGT gcaaatgcaTAAAATTATACGTCGAGTTTGGAATTTCGGCCGCAAATGGAGAAAACTGGAACACATCCAAAGAGTATTTTTGTATCCAAGTAAAAAAGCAG AATATGTTTCCAAAAACTGGAAGGAGGATGCCTTTTTCAGCAGCCAGTTTCTCAACGGTTGTAATCCAGTATTAATTACAAAATATACTAAGCAGAAGATCCCAGCTGAGAAGCTAGAGATGTTCTATCCTGATATTAAAGCAAACATAATG GCAGGAATCATCTATGTGGTTGACTATGAGTTGTTAGATGGAATCaaagaaaatgttcacagtGGACAACAGCAATTCCTGGCAGCTCCAATTGTTCTGTTGaaggaaaaagacaaaaatctgATGCCTATTGCTATACAG TTGAGACAGAAACCAGCAGATGATGAGCCAATTTACACTCCCAATGATGGAAATGCCTGGCTCCTGGCGAAAATCTGGGTCAGAAATGCAGACTTCTATGTTCATGAACTATCTTCACACCTCTTACGAACTCATCTGATGGGGGAAGCCTTCTTCATTGCAGTTTATGGTTGCCTGTCTCGAAGACACCCAATATTGAGG cTTCTCTTTGAGAGTGGAAGATATACTCTTCCAATCAACATAAGCGCCAGAAACACTCTTATCAATGACGGAGGCTTCTTTATGAAG TATACAGGCATTGGAGAAGATGCTCAGTGGGTGATTTTAAAAAGGGCTTACAAACAGCTGACCTACAAGTCCCTCTGTCTGCCTGATGACCTGAAAAACCGTGGTGTGGAGAACTTGAGCAATTATTACTACAAGCAAGATGGGCTGCTGATCTGGAGGGCAATACATAA GTTTGTCCAAGCTGTGGTGAAAAATTATTATGAAGATGATACTGCCATAAAAAGGGATTCAGAGCTTAAGATGTTTGTTGATAAGTTGTATCAGACTGGAACTGGCAAGAAAGAAG TACGACAGCTATGCCTGGATGCCCAATGGACCAACAACAATGAGGCAGCCTCCTCCCAAGTTGAAGAAGGACGTCACTGA
- the LOC107078214 gene encoding polyunsaturated fatty acid lipoxygenase ALOX12-like isoform X1, translated as MTRYIIEVEADPSSDKIWVILSTGNIKSQETAIAKEGDTVIDFENKPEEILIRRETSLLRTFSTGYCRYVTATSPDNTYYFPIFRNISAGLTTIKENSGKLPLQDDSEERKKDMEEKKIFLQMVGWKQMSETVDELKVKLGAAVRNQAFFGKAPSEKAKKKSFLVKAFSFILKLVHTFREEPLCIESVDGLPCYAKANNIFKLPRELSFSASKLLTLVYNKAVVQMHKIIRRVWNFGRKWRKLEHIQRVFLYPSKKAEYVSKNWKEDAFFSSQFLNGCNPVLITKYTKQKIPAEKLEMFYPDIKANIMAGIIYVVDYELLDGIKENVHSGQQQFLAAPIVLLKEKDKNLMPIAIQLRQKPADDEPIYTPNDGNAWLLAKIWVRNADFYVHELSSHLLRTHLMGEAFFIAVYGCLSRRHPILRLLFESGRYTLPINISARNTLINDGGFFMKYTGIGEDAQWVILKRAYKQLTYKSLCLPDDLKNRGVENLSNYYYKQDGLLIWRAIHKFVQAVVKNYYEDDTAIKRDSELKMFVDKLYQTGTGKKEGWPNSLQTKEETAKFLTMIMFTCSAQHASVNNGQYDSYAWMPNGPTTMRQPPPKLKKDVTEEYIMNTLPDINVTLESMSVARFLSQTSPDTKLLGEYSDEVKYEPRMKGPIEEFNEDLKKIKEYIDKRSKTQEFPYEYLHPAVLENSITI; from the exons ATGACTAGATACATCATCGAAGTGGAAGCGGATCCCTCATCTGACAAAATCTGGGTCATTTTGTCAACTGGAAACATCAAATCTCAAGAGACAGCGATTGCAAAAGAAGGTGATACT gttattgACTTTGAGAATAAACCTGAAGAAATTCTCATACGAAGAGAAACCTCCCTTTTGCGTACTTTCAGTACAGGATACTGTCGGTATGTGACAGCCACCAGTCCTGATAACACATACTATTTTCCCATCTTCAGAAATATTTCTGCTGGACTGACCACCATTAAGGAAAATTCAG GCAAATTACCCCTCCAGGATGActcagaagaaagaaagaaagatatggaagaaaaaaagatttttttgc AAATGGTGGGCTGGAAACAGATGAGCGAAACTGTAGATGAGCTAAAGGTTAAGCTTGGAG ctgcagtcagaaaCCAAG CTTTTTTTGGTAAAGCTCCCTCtgaaaaggcaaagaaaaagtCATTCTTAGTAAAAGCTTTTTCattcatact gAAACTTGTTCACACTTTCAGAGAAGAGCCTCTTTG CATTGAATCTGTGGACGGACTTCCGTGTTACGCTAAAGCTaacaatattttcaaattaCCAAGAGAATTGTCGTTTAGCGCTTCTAAACTACTGACATTGGTATACAATAAAGCTGTAGT gcaaatgcaTAAAATTATACGTCGAGTTTGGAATTTCGGCCGCAAATGGAGAAAACTGGAACACATCCAAAGAGTATTTTTGTATCCAAGTAAAAAAGCAG AATATGTTTCCAAAAACTGGAAGGAGGATGCCTTTTTCAGCAGCCAGTTTCTCAACGGTTGTAATCCAGTATTAATTACAAAATATACTAAGCAGAAGATCCCAGCTGAGAAGCTAGAGATGTTCTATCCTGATATTAAAGCAAACATAATG GCAGGAATCATCTATGTGGTTGACTATGAGTTGTTAGATGGAATCaaagaaaatgttcacagtGGACAACAGCAATTCCTGGCAGCTCCAATTGTTCTGTTGaaggaaaaagacaaaaatctgATGCCTATTGCTATACAG TTGAGACAGAAACCAGCAGATGATGAGCCAATTTACACTCCCAATGATGGAAATGCCTGGCTCCTGGCGAAAATCTGGGTCAGAAATGCAGACTTCTATGTTCATGAACTATCTTCACACCTCTTACGAACTCATCTGATGGGGGAAGCCTTCTTCATTGCAGTTTATGGTTGCCTGTCTCGAAGACACCCAATATTGAGG cTTCTCTTTGAGAGTGGAAGATATACTCTTCCAATCAACATAAGCGCCAGAAACACTCTTATCAATGACGGAGGCTTCTTTATGAAG TATACAGGCATTGGAGAAGATGCTCAGTGGGTGATTTTAAAAAGGGCTTACAAACAGCTGACCTACAAGTCCCTCTGTCTGCCTGATGACCTGAAAAACCGTGGTGTGGAGAACTTGAGCAATTATTACTACAAGCAAGATGGGCTGCTGATCTGGAGGGCAATACATAA GTTTGTCCAAGCTGTGGTGAAAAATTATTATGAAGATGATACTGCCATAAAAAGGGATTCAGAGCTTAAGATGTTTGTTGATAAGTTGTATCAGACTGGAACTGGCAAGAAAGAAG GCTGGCCTAACTCTCTACAAACCAAAGAAGAGACCGCAAAGTTTCTCACAATGATCATGTTCACCTGCTCAGCCCAACATGCGTCAGTGAACAATGGCCAG TACGACAGCTATGCCTGGATGCCCAATGGACCAACAACAATGAGGCAGCCTCCTCCCAAGTTGAAGAAGGACGTCACTGAGGAGTACATCATGAACACTCTGCCAGACATCAACGTCACCCTGGAATCCATGTCTGTGGCCCGTTTCCTCAGCCAGACCTCCCCTGACACT